One segment of Oxobacter pfennigii DNA contains the following:
- a CDS encoding O-antigen ligase family protein, translating into MMGIIKNIKNNGILFILLLIYITLVIFTPYIKIAGRENFEVTFILTILFVFLLPYAVKESFYEKNRSIRIIALLLSAIFLTDTISIVNFIIHNGFVNIISNIVPNIKVGLYILLAIAILPAGIDEDNHRFFLYKFLPALAFLIALVGIMQRTNLFNFNEWFTGYYISSESGRAVIDSLIEKQEWRRVLGTLSNPNFYSLQLMVLMACITSNIVHADDLKHKAVNLIIDIMLFLSLIFTQSRTGIAVVIMVFFYFMIVQTIKGGRKNIIKYLIAFLVILIVIALAVKYMDLYYIFDIIKYKFDVNSVNDRIKHWIEAINLFKFHPIVGIGPVIGVYYSSVDNEYIHILRNYGALGLLAHLSLYIYIFVATLKDIIRKSTSTMVRHYAMSVNLSVLAVLITNITMATFYHWRNFILLLFISLMWSKVRDY; encoded by the coding sequence CACTTGTGATTTTTACACCTTATATAAAAATAGCAGGAAGAGAGAATTTTGAAGTGACATTTATACTCACCATTCTTTTTGTTTTTCTTCTGCCTTATGCTGTAAAGGAAAGCTTTTATGAGAAAAACAGGAGCATAAGGATCATTGCATTGCTATTATCGGCTATATTTTTAACGGATACGATTTCCATAGTAAATTTCATAATACATAATGGCTTTGTAAATATAATTTCAAATATTGTACCTAATATCAAAGTGGGATTGTATATTCTATTAGCCATTGCTATTTTGCCTGCAGGTATAGATGAAGATAATCATAGATTTTTTCTTTATAAATTCCTGCCTGCGCTGGCTTTTTTAATAGCTCTTGTCGGGATAATGCAAAGAACAAATCTGTTTAATTTTAATGAGTGGTTCACAGGATATTATATATCAAGCGAAAGCGGAAGAGCGGTAATCGATTCCCTCATTGAAAAGCAGGAGTGGAGGAGGGTACTAGGGACTCTGTCAAATCCCAATTTTTATTCTCTCCAGCTTATGGTATTAATGGCTTGTATTACTTCCAATATCGTACATGCAGATGATTTGAAACATAAAGCTGTAAACCTGATTATAGATATAATGCTTTTCTTATCACTTATATTTACCCAGTCAAGGACAGGCATTGCCGTAGTTATTATGGTATTCTTTTATTTTATGATTGTTCAGACTATAAAAGGCGGCAGAAAAAATATAATAAAGTATCTGATTGCATTTTTGGTCATACTTATAGTAATTGCACTGGCAGTCAAATATATGGACCTGTATTATATTTTTGATATAATAAAATATAAATTTGATGTAAACAGCGTAAACGACCGTATTAAACACTGGATAGAGGCAATAAACTTATTCAAGTTTCATCCAATTGTAGGTATCGGACCGGTTATAGGAGTATATTATTCATCCGTTGATAATGAATATATACACATACTGAGAAATTACGGTGCATTAGGCTTGCTGGCACATTTATCATTATACATCTATATTTTTGTTGCAACATTAAAAGACATTATAAGAAAAAGCACAAGCACCATGGTCCGTCACTATGCTATGTCAGTAAATCTATCGGTACTGGCAGTACTTATTACGAACATCACCATGGCAACTTTCTACCACTGGCGCAACTTCATATTGCTGCTGTTTATAAGCCTTATGTGGAGTAAGGTTAGGGACTATTAG